ATCTGCTTTACCATTACCAAATGTGTTGACTCCGTGTGTTGCCCCTTGCATTGTGCCTGCTCAAGCCATACAATCTGTACCTTCGAATGCTAAAATCATATCATATAATACACCGCCTGTCCCAGCCGTTGTCGTACCTACAAATGACGTAAGTATTTTACCTTCCTAGTGTTAGTATCTtctaatcttatttttttcaattttacaaaatttccaGGAGAAATCTAGCTACGAATATTCCTATGTAGTGTATGACGAGAACACAGGCGATAGAAAAGCACAACGTGAGTTGAGTGATGGATCAGTAGTCCAGGGAGAGTACTCGTTTGTACAACCAGATGGCTACATACGAGAAGTAAAATATACCGCTGATGATCTGACTGGGTAAATATCTaaagagatttatttatttaggtttaagaagatttttgttaaagacaaaggtatatttttgtaaaaaaatgggTGAAAGTAGTCACAacctttttagttttattttctaatacatATTTGAGTCAGACGAAGTAGAAGTTTCTTATTCGAAAcctttgataaaaattattttctttttcattttctttatagATTTAATGCTGTggtaaaaaactttttaccCGAATCAGTGGTTGGTTCTGATAAAAAGTCACTGACTACTAAAAACAAGAACGAACCACCGCCATGCAAAGAAACAAAGAGTGAAGCGATTAAAATAGAAACGGAAAATGTAGAACCAAGTCATGATGATGCATCAGAGCCTGTTTCAGAAGCACCTAATAATGAAACTCGTAATGAATTAGCAGTTGTACCTGTTAATCAGGAACAAACTCCTGTAACCGAGGCCGATATTTTCGTGGCAACGCTTGTACAAGAACAAGAGACTAGTAAAGCTGAAAAGAAACCCGAATTTGATAGTGTAACACATTCGGGACATTTTTTGATTCATATCACTGAAACTCCAGAAGAACATGCTCAAAATGATGAACATCCACCAGAAAATGCTGTACACGTACATGAAAACCCTGAGGAATCACACATAGAAGGAACACTTCATGACCCGAACAGTGCACCAGCACCATCGGCAGTAGAACTTATTCACGCACCAAACAAGAAAGATTGTGTTGGACATACTCATGAGCCTGTAATACAAGCAGCAACCCCAGAAATACCAACCCCACAAGTTCCAATTCTAAATGGATTATCTGCTTACAGTGATATCATCAAATGTATTCAAGCCGCTATAGCAAACAGAGACGGAAATGCTCCTAATATATCCCCTCTCACTTATATCATACTGCCAGCAGCAAACAAGCCatgctaaaatatgttaatttttctttaaatttctaGTCTTGAACATTTTAAGTGACTCAACTTGGATTATGttatttgtgtaaatttgcgataaataaatttctgaataaaaaaatgcattttatcgacgtattttatttagttccgCATCACTGGTTCCAAGCAATAAATCCAGATGAAGcctatacaagattttaagttagaccatccgccaTACAACTGAGAAAGCCgaatcaaattccatccagtattttttacgttgtacgcgaacaaacataaccCACTTAGAGATATAATATATCCTGTCATTTAATATGcaggtaataaaatgtatctaaaatGTAGGACTAGCGCCTACGTGTTTCAAATTGTAAAGCAACGGTATAATGAGTAACCTTAATTGACCAATCGATCAATATCATATCGAACCTTTTAAGTCCACTTTAATAAAACGATAATCATCTCATAAAGTTTTGTTAGCAAATACTTTTAATCAGCTCTATTACCGATTGACCTTACTCTAATATATCACTCATTGTACCGTTTAGAGTGGTacattaaata
This sequence is a window from Plodia interpunctella isolate USDA-ARS_2022_Savannah chromosome 6, ilPloInte3.2, whole genome shotgun sequence. Protein-coding genes within it:
- the LOC128670755 gene encoding uncharacterized protein LOC128670755 produces the protein MIPKISRLVLCITGLQSVYGAAYSKVYVQSGADVVPVEYVKYGAPRVVTNAQIAELSAPPIGSALPLPNVLTPCVAPCIVPAQAIQSVPSNAKIISYNTPPVPAVVVPTNDEKSSYEYSYVVYDENTGDRKAQRELSDGSVVQGEYSFVQPDGYIREVKYTADDLTGFNAVVKNFLPESVVGSDKKSLTTKNKNEPPPCKETKSEAIKIETENVEPSHDDASEPVSEAPNNETRNELAVVPVNQEQTPVTEADIFVATLVQEQETSKAEKKPEFDSVTHSGHFLIHITETPEEHAQNDEHPPENAVHVHENPEESHIEGTLHDPNSAPAPSAVELIHAPNKKDCVGHTHEPVIQAATPEIPTPQVPILNGLSAYSDIIKCIQAAIANRDGNAPNISPLTYIILPAANKPC